From Thermostichus vulcanus str. 'Rupite':
AACTGCCAGGTCTTTCACCTGACTGGCCTTCTGGATGCGTTTTCTGAGCCTGTCTTTCGTAAAGTCGTCACGAAGTATTTGGAAGAGGGATCCCCCAACATCATTTTGGATTTGACCGGGATTGATTTTGTGGATAGCTCCGGCGTAGGTGCCTTGGTGCAGTTGGCCAAGCTGGTGCAAAGCCATTCGGGTATTTTCCAAGTGGTGAGCAATGCGCGGGTTACGCAAACCGTGAAACTGGTGCGATTGGAGAAATTTCTCTCGTTGCGTAGCTCTTTACAAGAAGCCCTGGATTACCTGACAGCAGCAGGCACCGACAATGCAGAACCTGCCTAGGCTTGTCATTCCCTTAGGTTGCTGAAGTTGGAATGGGACTGGGAACCTTCTGGGGCATCAGTGCTGGAGCCGGGGATCCCGATTGGCTGACGGTTAAGGGAGCCAAGCTCCTCCGCTCTGTGAAGTGGGTGGCTTGTCCTCAAAATTCCTCCGGTCAACCGGGCTTGGCTTTTCAAATCGTTCGCCCCTGGCTGCAACCGGAACACATCCTCATCCCTTTGCACTTGCCCTTTGTGACCCAGCCGGATCAACTGCAAGCTGCCTGGAGGGCTGCCGCCGAGCAATTGGCTCCACCCCTGGAACAGGGAGAAGATGTCGCCTTTGTCTGCGAGGGGGATGTTGGCCTCTACAGCACCTTTGCCTATGTTGCCCGGGCCCTGCAAGCGCGGATCCCCAACTTATCCGTTCAGGCGATTCCAGGGGTAGCTTCTCCTCTGGCTGCCGCTGCCCTACTGGGATCCCCGTTGGTGCTTGGGTCGGAAAAACTGGCGATTTTGCCCGCCCTGTTTGCCCTCAAGGATTTGGAGCAGGCGTGCGCCTGGGCAGAGGTGGTGGTGCTGATGAAAGTGGCCCCGGTTTACCCCCAAGTCTGGCAGTGGTTGGCAGAAAAGTCCTGGCTCAATCGGGCCAGCTTGGTGGTCTGGGCCGGCTGGCCTCAGCAAGTCATCTTTCCCACCCTGGAAAGGCTAGCGAACTACCAGCCCCCCTACTTTTCCCTGCTGATTCTGCGTTCCCAGACCCGGAATTAAGATTTTCTTAACCCTGAAAACAGGCTGTAGCTGGATTGAGTTTTCTATGATGAATGCAAAGAGCCCTTTTCTAGCGGTGTACGACTGAAGCTAGAGGATAGCTGTAGGGGATTTCCTTGCATTTGACCTAAATTTGGAATTAAGCTGGCTTGTTTTTCTGAAGAGAAACAGGCCTTTTGTGCTGGGAAAAAGGCAAGGGATCCAACTCCGAGAGCCGCTAAAATCACTTTGAAACCACTATGATGAAACGAGATAAAAAGGATAATTAAAGGAATGATCTGACCTGTTAAGAACAGTTACTAGCCATTGTATAGAGGTTAGCTGCAGGTTAAATTATAGATGTGGTGATTCAAGGAAGGGGGA
This genomic window contains:
- a CDS encoding STAS domain-containing protein, with product NCQVFHLTGLLDAFSEPVFRKVVTKYLEEGSPNIILDLTGIDFVDSSGVGALVQLAKLVQSHSGIFQVVSNARVTQTVKLVRLEKFLSLRSSLQEALDYLTAAGTDNAEPA
- a CDS encoding precorrin-2 C(20)-methyltransferase, whose amino-acid sequence is MGLGTFWGISAGAGDPDWLTVKGAKLLRSVKWVACPQNSSGQPGLAFQIVRPWLQPEHILIPLHLPFVTQPDQLQAAWRAAAEQLAPPLEQGEDVAFVCEGDVGLYSTFAYVARALQARIPNLSVQAIPGVASPLAAAALLGSPLVLGSEKLAILPALFALKDLEQACAWAEVVVLMKVAPVYPQVWQWLAEKSWLNRASLVVWAGWPQQVIFPTLERLANYQPPYFSLLILRSQTRN